Proteins from a genomic interval of Symmachiella macrocystis:
- a CDS encoding sulfate adenylyltransferase: MADLIPPHGGLTEPVCCTVSADDIDSFRSEAAKLPQVPVSAADLSTVYRLGDGTLSPLTGPMDSATYNRVLDESVIEVNGTKYAWTIPISLPVTSEMAATLSAGQKVALTNPDGEIVATLDVTDVFEWDKPRYIKSVYLTERTDHPGADMVLKGDADKSHLIGGEIRVLPQPKNAAFGQYVLTPREVRKKLAETGWDSVVAFQTRNPLHRAHEYALVYALEKLLKDGKNAGACLNPLIGETKSDDVNAEIRMQTYEKLISDRAMGDGDSDADLWSSRGESVPDRVVLLGLDIKMFYGGPKEAVMHAIYRQNLGFTNIVIGRKHADAPYQDGTAIWGDFDAQEIFNNLNGALEIKPVNVGFAAYYESLGRVDLMENHSEEKPVFISGKQVRATLQEGEMVDPRIMRESTSKILSAAMHQ, encoded by the coding sequence ATGGCAGACTTAATCCCGCCGCATGGTGGACTGACCGAACCCGTTTGCTGCACCGTTTCTGCGGACGACATTGACAGTTTTCGGTCGGAAGCGGCCAAATTGCCGCAAGTACCAGTTTCCGCTGCTGATCTGTCGACCGTCTACCGTCTGGGAGATGGGACGCTCAGCCCGTTGACCGGTCCCATGGATTCGGCCACATACAACCGAGTGCTGGACGAGTCGGTCATCGAAGTCAACGGGACCAAATACGCCTGGACGATCCCGATTTCCCTGCCCGTCACCTCTGAAATGGCAGCCACCCTGTCGGCCGGACAAAAGGTCGCACTGACCAATCCGGACGGAGAAATCGTCGCCACGCTCGACGTGACGGACGTTTTCGAATGGGACAAACCGCGGTATATCAAGAGCGTCTACCTGACCGAACGCACCGATCATCCCGGTGCGGATATGGTTCTCAAAGGGGATGCTGACAAATCTCATTTGATCGGCGGCGAGATCCGCGTGTTACCGCAGCCGAAAAACGCGGCCTTCGGGCAGTACGTGTTGACGCCTCGCGAAGTTCGCAAAAAGCTGGCTGAAACCGGTTGGGACAGCGTCGTCGCTTTCCAAACGCGCAATCCGCTGCACCGGGCGCACGAATACGCCTTGGTCTATGCATTGGAAAAACTGCTCAAAGACGGAAAAAATGCAGGCGCCTGCCTGAATCCGTTGATCGGCGAAACCAAGTCGGACGACGTCAACGCCGAAATCCGCATGCAGACCTACGAAAAGTTGATTTCCGACCGTGCCATGGGTGACGGCGATAGCGACGCGGATTTGTGGAGCAGCCGCGGAGAAAGCGTTCCCGATCGGGTGGTCCTGCTGGGACTGGACATCAAAATGTTTTACGGCGGCCCCAAAGAAGCGGTTATGCATGCCATCTACCGCCAAAACCTGGGCTTCACCAATATCGTTATCGGCCGCAAACACGCCGATGCCCCCTATCAGGACGGTACGGCGATCTGGGGTGACTTCGATGCTCAGGAAATCTTCAATAACCTGAACGGAGCCTTGGAGATCAAGCCGGTGAACGTCGGATTTGCCGCCTACTACGAGTCGCTCGGCCGCGTGGATCTGATGGAAAACCATAGCGAAGAAAAGCCGGTCTTTATCTCGGGCAAACAAGTTCGCGCCACTTTGCAGGAAGGCGAAATGGTTGATCCGCGGATCATGCGTGAAAGCACTTCCAAGATTTTGTCAGCGGCCATGCATCAATAG
- a CDS encoding PAS domain S-box protein, whose protein sequence is MGILNFASLVLLTIAGIQTAWAWRNLRDWRLAFACLTLLLAGIPGIFEFLFDVNKKPLRADFSFDEVQLFTVGVLAVLAASFIKQIIHSQQMAAVAQSVSEFQLASIVENVPDAILTVDRDAKVLYLNHSDSLYKVEEIVGQSALRMLPEDAHSNMRAALAEVVEDGRSVELDVPMIDRDGSNRWYTCRIFPAGSGSPPETATVIATNITQRKQAEDELRRSRDELEQRVVERTRELALANQELRSEIIEHKQTERQLFSRIEFERIISGLSSRFIDLDPGQIDPAIDDALKKLGEVSGTDHCSICHLNDSPPTASMTHEWCRDGVAPVSDLIQDLPMEKHPWLWQKIRELVPVHISNLDELPPEAKTLKAALESRKMQSFVVVPLTSGHVLWGFVSFAVIGRQVSWHDDMVALLKIVGDIFLSALERQRASEALLATEARIHRLFQSNIIGSTFTDVDGILYDANDAFLNMTGYSREDLPLRWRDLTPPEWSHLDEQALRSIRTEGFAPPREKEYFHRDGHRVPILMGTALLDKHSGECIGFVIDLTERKQAAERIRELTSRLEGASRLSVMGEMTAGLAHELHQPLAVIANYANGCIRRLSKETLDCPKLIESMQEVVAQSIRAGEILRRTRDFLHQREIQWESVDMNFVIRDAVHLAELDSRQKDVEIRLHLGQNLPDIFGDAVQLTQALLNLLLNGIQAAADNPSGPKMINVESSIHQDGSVQITIADTGLGIPAELRDSIFDQFFTTKSDGLGMGLAICKSTIENHGGKIWMRPGAFEGTEFSLVLPKARLEPRPPVTLAKLTEQAAASAPR, encoded by the coding sequence GCTGACAATCGCTGGGATTCAAACAGCCTGGGCGTGGCGAAATCTGCGTGATTGGCGATTGGCGTTTGCTTGTTTGACCCTCCTCCTGGCTGGGATCCCGGGGATTTTCGAATTTCTATTTGATGTGAACAAGAAACCACTGCGCGCGGACTTTTCATTTGACGAAGTCCAACTCTTTACGGTTGGAGTGTTAGCGGTCTTGGCGGCATCGTTTATTAAGCAAATCATCCATTCGCAACAAATGGCAGCCGTGGCACAGAGCGTTTCAGAGTTTCAACTCGCCTCGATAGTAGAAAACGTGCCTGATGCCATTCTGACCGTCGACCGTGACGCGAAGGTGTTGTATCTCAACCATTCGGACTCCCTCTACAAGGTCGAAGAGATCGTCGGTCAAAGCGCTTTGAGAATGCTCCCCGAAGATGCGCATAGCAACATGCGAGCTGCGCTGGCGGAAGTAGTGGAAGATGGTCGTTCGGTGGAATTAGACGTACCGATGATCGACCGCGATGGCAGCAACCGGTGGTACACATGTCGCATCTTCCCTGCTGGAAGCGGAAGCCCGCCTGAGACGGCGACGGTGATCGCCACCAATATCACGCAGCGCAAACAAGCCGAAGACGAATTGCGAAGGTCGCGCGACGAGCTGGAACAGCGTGTTGTGGAACGAACACGGGAACTTGCGCTAGCCAATCAAGAACTCCGTTCCGAAATCATTGAGCACAAGCAGACGGAGCGGCAACTCTTTTCTCGGATTGAATTCGAACGCATCATATCAGGATTATCATCGCGGTTTATCGATTTGGATCCCGGCCAAATCGACCCGGCCATCGACGATGCCTTGAAAAAACTGGGAGAAGTCTCGGGAACCGATCACTGTTCGATCTGTCACTTAAACGACTCGCCACCAACGGCATCGATGACGCACGAATGGTGCCGTGACGGCGTTGCCCCGGTCTCTGATCTTATCCAAGATTTGCCCATGGAGAAGCATCCTTGGTTGTGGCAAAAAATTCGCGAACTGGTCCCGGTGCACATCTCCAACCTCGACGAACTCCCCCCCGAAGCGAAAACGCTCAAAGCGGCTTTAGAATCTCGAAAAATGCAATCCTTCGTGGTCGTGCCGTTGACCTCGGGCCACGTGCTGTGGGGATTTGTAAGCTTCGCCGTCATAGGGCGGCAGGTTTCGTGGCATGATGATATGGTGGCGCTGTTGAAGATCGTCGGGGATATTTTCCTGTCGGCGCTGGAGCGGCAACGGGCCAGCGAGGCGCTGCTTGCGACTGAAGCGCGGATACATCGGCTGTTTCAAAGCAACATTATCGGTTCGACGTTCACCGACGTCGACGGTATTTTGTACGACGCGAATGACGCTTTTTTGAATATGACCGGTTACTCACGCGAGGATCTTCCCTTGCGCTGGCGGGATTTGACTCCCCCGGAATGGTCGCACCTCGATGAACAGGCGTTGCGGAGCATCAGAACTGAAGGGTTTGCACCACCGCGTGAAAAAGAATATTTCCACCGGGATGGACACCGCGTGCCAATTTTGATGGGGACGGCCCTACTCGATAAACACTCCGGCGAATGCATCGGCTTCGTGATCGACCTCACCGAACGGAAACAGGCGGCCGAACGAATTCGCGAACTGACCAGTCGGTTGGAGGGAGCCTCGCGGTTGAGTGTAATGGGAGAAATGACCGCAGGCTTGGCGCACGAACTGCACCAACCGCTGGCTGTGATCGCCAACTATGCCAACGGCTGTATCCGCCGCCTCAGCAAGGAGACTCTCGACTGCCCAAAACTGATCGAGTCGATGCAAGAGGTCGTCGCACAAAGCATTCGCGCCGGGGAAATCCTCCGCCGCACACGCGACTTTTTGCACCAGCGGGAGATCCAATGGGAATCTGTCGACATGAATTTCGTGATTCGCGATGCAGTGCATTTGGCGGAATTGGATTCGCGACAAAAGGATGTTGAAATCAGATTGCACCTGGGGCAAAACCTACCCGACATTTTCGGCGATGCTGTGCAACTCACCCAAGCTTTATTGAACCTGTTGCTCAACGGGATTCAAGCAGCTGCCGATAATCCATCCGGTCCGAAGATGATCAACGTGGAATCTAGCATCCATCAGGATGGCTCTGTGCAAATCACCATTGCAGACACAGGGCTGGGCATACCCGCGGAACTTCGCGACTCCATTTTCGACCAATTCTTTACAACCAAATCCGACGGCTTGGGAATGGGGCTGGCGATTTGTAAATCGACGATCGAAAACCACGGCGGTAAAATCTGGATGAGACCAGGTGCCTTCGAGGGAACGGAATTTTCGCTTGTCCTACCGAAGGCTCGTCTCGAGCCGCGACCGCCTGTCACACTAGCCAAACTAACCGAACAGGCGGCGGCATCTGCGCCCCGCTGA
- a CDS encoding HEAT repeat domain-containing protein — MQGQFLGHPLGHSLKQRIAGKLALLLVVLLVGSSALCHGAEYATEAEIKKAIEKSKTFLLADIGSKTNRSSIGAVALLKAGVKPSDKRVQKVLEDLASRCQGDTFKPYRRHAGIYEATVYIMAFANSDPEKYKAEIQFLVDWLTKSQREDGGWEYPDEKDSADTSQSQYALLGLWEASIQGVEIDQSVFDRAARWHLATQRNDGGFTYEPGKSGTSSSTHSMTAAGTGSLHICRMFMFPSTKDSASPFAGDSSARKKKAGDRKKFGVLEDPDLVEAELEKSATKSAPSRTVGGAALNVSIGKSLNWLNQNFVVSNPTGWPMYYLYSLERAMALANIEEELGNHDWYREGATHLVRSQNERGDWRGNGGPGPSTAFGLMFLTRATHKTLGRRRVRRKIGGGLLAGGRGLPDDLSSTSIEGGTVKQRKMTGPVDELLAVLEDPQNANFFQAQEALVETVILGDPKALVGKTDKLLKLASTKNDEVRRTAMWALGRSQDITVVPTLIQALNDPNLDTMVEARNALRFISKRIDGFGLPVQPSDKERERAIARWKKWYLTVRPYDEQDDLLSVEQ; from the coding sequence ATGCAGGGACAATTTTTGGGCCACCCTTTGGGCCACTCCCTTAAGCAGCGAATTGCCGGGAAACTGGCATTATTGTTGGTCGTCCTGCTCGTCGGGTCGAGTGCTCTTTGCCACGGCGCCGAATATGCAACTGAAGCGGAAATCAAAAAGGCGATCGAGAAGAGCAAAACCTTTCTGTTGGCAGACATTGGCAGTAAGACCAATCGATCGTCAATTGGGGCGGTGGCACTGTTGAAAGCAGGTGTCAAACCGAGTGACAAACGTGTCCAAAAGGTGTTGGAGGATTTAGCGAGTCGTTGTCAAGGGGACACGTTCAAACCCTACAGGAGGCATGCAGGCATCTATGAAGCAACCGTCTACATCATGGCGTTCGCCAATAGCGATCCGGAGAAATACAAAGCGGAAATCCAGTTTCTCGTCGATTGGCTAACGAAATCGCAACGTGAGGACGGCGGTTGGGAATATCCGGATGAAAAAGACTCAGCTGATACCAGCCAATCGCAATACGCGCTATTGGGCTTGTGGGAAGCTTCTATCCAAGGGGTCGAGATCGATCAAAGTGTGTTTGATCGAGCGGCCCGCTGGCATTTGGCGACTCAAAGAAACGATGGCGGTTTTACTTATGAGCCCGGCAAGTCGGGAACATCGAGTTCGACCCACAGTATGACTGCCGCTGGAACCGGAAGCCTGCATATCTGCCGGATGTTTATGTTCCCGTCCACAAAGGATTCGGCATCACCGTTTGCCGGCGACTCAAGTGCTCGAAAAAAGAAAGCCGGCGATCGGAAAAAGTTCGGTGTTTTAGAAGATCCTGACCTCGTGGAGGCGGAACTGGAAAAATCGGCGACCAAGAGTGCGCCAAGTCGAACGGTTGGCGGTGCTGCGCTGAATGTGAGTATCGGGAAAAGCCTGAACTGGTTAAACCAAAACTTCGTCGTGAGTAATCCGACCGGCTGGCCGATGTACTATCTCTATAGCCTGGAACGGGCAATGGCGTTAGCGAATATCGAGGAAGAACTGGGGAATCACGATTGGTATCGTGAAGGGGCGACGCATCTCGTTCGATCGCAAAATGAGCGTGGTGATTGGCGAGGAAATGGCGGACCGGGTCCCAGTACAGCATTCGGACTGATGTTTCTGACTCGGGCCACACACAAGACGCTCGGCCGCCGACGTGTCCGTCGGAAAATTGGCGGTGGACTTCTCGCCGGTGGTCGCGGACTGCCAGATGATTTGAGTAGCACCTCAATCGAAGGCGGCACAGTAAAACAACGGAAAATGACCGGTCCGGTGGATGAATTGCTTGCAGTTTTAGAAGATCCCCAAAATGCCAATTTCTTCCAGGCCCAGGAGGCGTTGGTGGAAACGGTCATCTTGGGGGACCCCAAGGCGTTGGTGGGCAAAACCGATAAGTTGCTCAAGTTGGCGTCGACGAAAAACGACGAAGTCCGACGGACCGCGATGTGGGCTTTGGGCCGCAGCCAGGACATTACTGTTGTCCCCACATTGATCCAAGCACTCAACGATCCGAACCTGGACACAATGGTCGAAGCTCGCAATGCACTGCGATTCATCAGCAAGCGAATTGACGGTTTCGGCTTACCGGTCCAGCCCAGTGACAAAGAACGTGAACGTGCCATAGCACGCTGGAAGAAGTGGTATCTGACCGTACGGCCTTATGATGAACAGGACGACCTACTGTCGGTGGAACAGTAG
- a CDS encoding sugar phosphate isomerase/epimerase family protein, which yields MKLGLINSAWSQAGRETTWGIQKTKELGFDTIDIQVDPLSIGIQERKLIKDECDRLDLPIVSLCCVAVGLIDFNESVQRFSLERVKAHLDLVYEFEADNLLLVIGEYIWNQEVIPPEEQWATGVKNCRLLAEYAESLGIKIALELEPFKLSLVNDVDTMVRFIDDVGHPAFAANIDVSHLCLSHVAPEELQRLAGKATHIHISDCDGKVHGDLPPGRGVVDFPPYLQEIKQLGIDGAISIELEYAPNPDEIEAWVTEAYTQTAKLMREAGLRD from the coding sequence ATGAAGCTGGGATTGATTAACTCCGCCTGGTCCCAAGCCGGCCGAGAAACCACCTGGGGAATCCAAAAAACGAAGGAACTCGGGTTTGATACGATCGATATCCAAGTTGACCCATTGTCCATCGGCATCCAGGAGCGAAAGTTAATTAAGGATGAATGTGATCGCCTCGACTTGCCGATCGTGTCGTTGTGCTGCGTCGCTGTGGGGCTGATTGATTTCAACGAAAGCGTGCAACGCTTCAGCCTCGAACGCGTAAAAGCGCATTTGGATCTGGTTTACGAATTCGAAGCGGATAATTTGCTGTTGGTGATCGGCGAATACATTTGGAATCAAGAAGTGATTCCCCCCGAAGAGCAGTGGGCGACTGGTGTGAAAAACTGCCGATTGTTGGCCGAGTACGCGGAATCTCTGGGCATCAAGATTGCTTTAGAGCTAGAGCCGTTCAAACTTTCGTTAGTCAACGACGTCGACACGATGGTCCGTTTCATTGACGACGTCGGGCATCCCGCCTTTGCCGCCAACATCGACGTCTCGCATTTATGCCTGTCACACGTCGCTCCCGAGGAATTGCAACGACTCGCCGGTAAGGCGACGCATATTCACATTTCGGACTGCGACGGAAAAGTGCACGGCGACCTGCCACCGGGGCGCGGCGTGGTTGATTTCCCTCCGTATCTTCAGGAAATCAAGCAATTGGGCATCGACGGCGCCATTTCGATTGAGTTGGAATACGCTCCCAACCCAGATGAGATTGAGGCCTGGGTCACGGAAGCCTACACCCAAACCGCCAAGCTGATGCGGGAGGCGGGACTGCGGGATTGA
- a CDS encoding tetratricopeptide repeat protein, with amino-acid sequence MNNASDDADSENPQEASLDPSDSVPSDPVPSDQDSGDPVPSDPEGMPEYEPLTPELVQDEAARGDFMLRWAVVLLAFLMGCTFIAESPTLVHVKTGEYLATHGIWPPANDVFSYTISDRPWVNLSWLFDLVLSGVYAVGGAIGLTLFKALLAAVTFWFVVNLGLGKTSTWGVSICAAVALLACHNSLTAQPMLITLLGLASMFWVISSWKSGGSPRRIYALIPLFFLWANLDPRMFLGLTALVLYGVGDFMGVLWGRPSLTDSQRRPFQLAVAGSLFAVLLNPFGWHTYLRPLELYGTEYPAFREFLSGSTPNPSTVRFYTLLDEGVWNNLGHSGIAAVALGIAAILVMYLNFRRLEVGHVLIFFAFAAFGVASVEQLPAAALVFAILLAINGQSWYQANFSQSYSVKPGELIFSRGGRAVTVLAFAALAFMAGTGWLRPPGGGTTGLGFDESFKQSLNALEKQCKETFSDRAFNANARQGDMLIWSGQKPFTDMRLRLYLGDGDQDLLTLHKRTGNSLRIQHLAVSPEQAKTLDVTPTDWKPVFDKYQITHAMPRLTMAPFPDYPMLRAFIFSTQDWQLTSLSGTAAVVHRVDPQDPELMNFIKDHGYDFVTRAFREDTDAVESRSAWPALPNVYEQKVWKTKLHIPEQILLARHLNVILEDVSAVAAQMPLADQAVYPAIAWLAVRQALQGLDVDPSSADGYVELGNAYRFLASWNQGNILGMQQWHGQGMRFFQALMAYNMALAADPTNATAHSRLFEFYNSPGFARVDLALRELDALDKILSEKPTKTEAETQQLKQIDELRTQMTQHIEQLDAALKQATDAKADPLRLAKIAAQSFRCPAAALQQLEKAPEFVASHPEAKMYFLTLLLEVGRIEDAYETAVELEYQLNASPNQIPGWRSLVAAAYLANAEYDKANELWTAESQQIDTDNFRGVLGALPPRLIPEAQVPWPMSLISSSYQYLFTQMPQLNAFGLNKAFALLESGQCEAAGKQFQETLNQSPDMSSRQLVAFYLAQITRTFIDPVRPINRVPVLFADEKEPEAADK; translated from the coding sequence ATGAATAACGCGTCTGATGATGCAGATAGCGAAAATCCTCAGGAAGCATCCCTGGATCCCAGCGACTCGGTACCCAGCGACCCGGTTCCCAGTGATCAGGATTCCGGCGATCCGGTACCGAGTGACCCGGAGGGGATGCCCGAGTACGAGCCGTTAACGCCCGAGCTCGTGCAAGACGAAGCGGCTCGGGGCGACTTCATGCTCCGTTGGGCTGTCGTGCTGCTGGCATTTTTGATGGGCTGCACCTTCATTGCCGAATCACCGACATTGGTGCACGTCAAAACCGGAGAGTACCTAGCGACCCACGGCATCTGGCCACCCGCAAATGACGTTTTTTCCTATACGATTTCCGATCGTCCTTGGGTCAATTTGTCGTGGCTGTTCGACTTGGTGCTCTCAGGAGTCTATGCGGTCGGAGGCGCTATTGGCCTAACCTTGTTCAAAGCCCTGCTGGCAGCGGTGACGTTTTGGTTTGTCGTGAACTTGGGATTAGGCAAAACCTCGACGTGGGGCGTGAGCATCTGCGCGGCTGTGGCGTTGCTGGCTTGTCATAATTCACTGACGGCGCAACCCATGTTGATCACATTGCTGGGACTGGCGTCGATGTTCTGGGTGATCAGCTCTTGGAAATCAGGCGGATCGCCGCGGCGAATTTACGCGCTGATTCCGCTGTTTTTTCTCTGGGCCAATTTAGATCCGCGGATGTTTCTGGGATTGACCGCCTTAGTTTTATATGGCGTAGGCGATTTTATGGGTGTACTCTGGGGCCGACCCTCCTTGACGGACTCACAGCGCAGGCCGTTTCAATTGGCCGTGGCAGGCAGCCTGTTCGCCGTGCTGCTCAACCCCTTCGGCTGGCATACCTACCTGCGGCCGTTGGAATTGTATGGCACGGAGTATCCGGCGTTTCGCGAATTTCTGTCTGGATCCACTCCGAACCCGTCGACGGTTCGGTTTTACACGCTGCTCGACGAAGGTGTCTGGAATAATCTGGGCCATTCCGGTATCGCCGCTGTGGCATTAGGAATCGCGGCAATTTTGGTGATGTACTTGAATTTTCGCCGTTTGGAAGTGGGGCACGTGCTGATCTTTTTTGCCTTTGCAGCCTTTGGCGTTGCCAGTGTCGAGCAATTGCCTGCAGCGGCATTGGTGTTTGCCATCCTACTGGCCATTAATGGTCAGAGTTGGTATCAGGCCAATTTCTCGCAATCGTATTCGGTCAAACCTGGCGAATTGATATTTTCCCGCGGTGGGCGCGCCGTGACCGTTTTAGCGTTTGCTGCACTCGCCTTCATGGCGGGGACTGGTTGGCTCAGACCTCCCGGCGGAGGCACTACCGGTCTCGGTTTTGATGAATCGTTCAAACAGTCGCTCAATGCTTTAGAAAAACAATGCAAAGAAACGTTCTCGGATCGCGCATTCAACGCGAACGCTCGTCAAGGTGACATGCTAATCTGGTCCGGCCAAAAACCGTTTACGGACATGCGGTTGCGGTTGTATCTGGGAGATGGTGACCAAGATCTGCTGACGTTGCATAAACGAACCGGAAATTCCTTGCGGATCCAGCACTTGGCGGTGTCTCCCGAACAGGCCAAGACCTTGGATGTCACCCCCACGGATTGGAAGCCGGTTTTTGATAAGTATCAGATTACACACGCCATGCCGCGACTGACCATGGCGCCGTTTCCTGATTATCCGATGCTTCGCGCCTTTATCTTTTCGACGCAAGATTGGCAATTGACGAGCCTGAGTGGAACCGCAGCGGTTGTTCATCGCGTGGATCCCCAGGACCCCGAGTTGATGAATTTTATCAAAGACCACGGGTATGATTTCGTCACCCGAGCCTTCCGCGAAGACACCGATGCTGTCGAGTCGCGCTCCGCCTGGCCTGCTCTTCCCAATGTCTATGAACAAAAAGTTTGGAAAACCAAGCTGCATATTCCCGAACAGATTCTACTCGCCCGGCATTTGAACGTTATCCTGGAGGATGTCTCGGCAGTCGCGGCACAGATGCCGTTGGCTGATCAAGCGGTCTATCCGGCAATCGCCTGGCTAGCGGTTCGTCAGGCGCTGCAAGGACTCGACGTAGATCCCTCCTCGGCGGACGGGTATGTCGAATTGGGAAATGCCTATCGGTTTTTGGCCTCGTGGAATCAGGGCAATATCCTCGGCATGCAACAATGGCACGGGCAGGGTATGCGATTTTTCCAAGCCTTGATGGCCTACAACATGGCGCTCGCCGCCGATCCCACCAATGCGACAGCCCATTCGCGGTTGTTTGAGTTTTATAACTCGCCCGGCTTTGCACGCGTCGATTTGGCGTTGCGCGAGTTGGACGCACTGGACAAAATTCTTAGTGAAAAACCCACCAAAACTGAGGCGGAAACGCAGCAGTTGAAGCAAATCGATGAACTTCGCACACAGATGACGCAACATATTGAACAACTTGATGCCGCCCTCAAACAAGCGACCGATGCCAAAGCCGATCCGTTGCGTTTGGCAAAAATCGCCGCACAAAGTTTCAGATGTCCGGCAGCGGCACTACAGCAACTCGAAAAGGCTCCGGAATTTGTGGCTAGCCATCCGGAAGCGAAAATGTATTTTCTGACACTGCTACTCGAGGTGGGACGCATCGAAGATGCCTACGAGACGGCGGTTGAACTGGAATATCAGCTCAACGCATCACCCAATCAGATACCCGGCTGGCGATCACTGGTGGCGGCCGCGTATTTGGCAAACGCGGAATACGACAAGGCGAATGAACTCTGGACGGCCGAGAGTCAGCAGATCGACACGGACAATTTCCGCGGAGTGCTCGGAGCCCTCCCGCCCCGGCTCATCCCCGAGGCTCAAGTTCCTTGGCCGATGTCCTTGATCAGTAGCTCGTATCAATACCTCTTCACTCAAATGCCCCAACTCAACGCGTTTGGTCTCAATAAGGCGTTCGCATTGTTGGAGTCGGGACAGTGCGAAGCAGCGGGCAAACAATTTCAAGAAACGCTCAACCAATCGCCTGATATGTCGTCGCGTCAGCTGGTCGCGTTTTACTTGGCGCAAATCACCCGCACGTTCATTGATCCCGTGCGACCCATCAACCGGGTCCCGGTGCTCTTCGCTGATGAGAAAGAGCCGGAAGCAGCTGACAAGTAA